The Thermosynechococcus sp. genome has a segment encoding these proteins:
- the lysA gene encoding diaminopimelate decarboxylase, translating to MISTPVAANQQILPLTAQTNARGHLTIGGCDVVELVAQFGSPLYILDEFTFRTACRQYQDTLQQAYGGESLVLYASKAWNCLATCALAHSEGLGIDVASGGELYTALRAGVPASHIYFHGNNKSPQELLYALEVNCTIVADNWLELERLAAYVEEHDLPTPPRVMLRLTPGIECHTHEYIRTGHLDSKFGFDPQQFPELLQFAKAHPELDWVGLHAHIGSQIFEEQPHLDLCNVLVDWLAEARAALLPMRELNVGGGLGIRYVESDNPPAIAHWTKAISHQLSQACQQRHLPLPKLICEPGRSIVGPAAVTAYTVGSRKVIPELRTYIAVDGGMSDNPRPITYQAHYTALCANRMTTAVTETLRVAGKHCESGDILLPQVTLPPLQANDILVVASTGAYNYSMASNYNRVPRPAAVIVCEGEANLILQRETYADLVAHDVLPLRLSTPAP from the coding sequence ATGATCTCCACCCCTGTTGCTGCCAATCAACAAATTTTACCTTTGACTGCGCAAACCAATGCCCGCGGCCATCTCACCATTGGCGGCTGTGATGTGGTGGAGTTAGTGGCCCAGTTTGGCTCTCCGCTCTACATTCTTGATGAATTTACCTTTCGCACCGCTTGCCGTCAATATCAAGACACGCTCCAGCAGGCCTATGGCGGTGAATCTTTGGTGCTCTACGCCTCAAAGGCTTGGAACTGCTTGGCCACCTGCGCCCTTGCCCACAGTGAAGGTTTAGGAATTGACGTTGCCTCGGGGGGCGAACTCTATACTGCCTTGAGGGCCGGCGTCCCTGCCAGCCATATTTACTTCCACGGCAATAACAAATCTCCCCAAGAACTCCTCTATGCCCTTGAGGTCAATTGCACGATCGTTGCCGATAACTGGCTAGAGCTAGAACGCCTCGCAGCCTACGTTGAGGAGCATGATCTGCCGACCCCACCCCGGGTCATGTTGCGTTTGACACCAGGGATTGAATGCCACACCCACGAATATATCCGCACCGGGCATCTAGATAGCAAGTTTGGCTTTGATCCGCAACAGTTTCCAGAGTTGCTCCAGTTTGCCAAGGCCCATCCAGAACTAGACTGGGTTGGACTGCACGCCCACATTGGCTCACAGATTTTTGAGGAGCAACCCCACCTCGATTTGTGTAATGTCCTCGTAGACTGGCTGGCCGAGGCGCGCGCGGCCCTGCTACCCATGCGCGAATTGAATGTAGGGGGTGGACTGGGCATTCGCTATGTAGAATCTGATAATCCGCCGGCGATCGCCCACTGGACAAAGGCCATTAGCCATCAACTGAGCCAAGCCTGTCAGCAACGGCATCTTCCCTTACCCAAACTCATCTGTGAGCCGGGTCGCTCCATCGTTGGGCCTGCGGCAGTGACTGCCTACACGGTGGGTAGCCGTAAGGTGATTCCTGAGCTGCGCACCTATATCGCTGTCGATGGGGGGATGTCCGATAATCCCCGACCCATTACCTATCAGGCACACTATACAGCCCTGTGTGCCAACCGCATGACCACCGCAGTCACAGAAACTCTGCGGGTTGCCGGTAAGCACTGCGAATCGGGCGATATTCTGCTACCCCAAGTCACTCTGCCGCCCCTGCAAGCCAACGATATTTTAGTGGTGGCCAGTACGGGGGCCTACAACTACAGCATGGCCTCCAACTACAATCGGGTACCGCGGCCGGCGGCGGTGATCGTCTGTGAGGGTGAAGCCAACCTGATCCTGCAGCGGGAAACCTACGCTGATTTGGTGGCCCATGATGTCTTGCCCCTGCGATTGAGCACCCCCGCCCCCTAG
- the cdaA gene encoding diadenylate cyclase CdaA: protein MIGLLGNLPSPLLAAETLAKVRTVVDVVLVLALTYAILRVVAERRTLWMVRGFIVLLLATSLSRAIELQFLSFVLHNLVIGSAVALAVILQSEIRIFLEQLGRGQFLGFMQPVAESSLTSDAVDLIVTAVKGLSQARTGALILLETHTKLSPQDFTHAGIALNARLSPELITSIFQASSPLHDGAIWVRGAEVIAAKLILPLSDRTGPWQLGTRHRAALGITERISHCVCVVVSEETGSISLAFKGELQRPLTSSKLGELLRQYVQDQGTGTSQPRQRQHSLKFWKTVWPLR, encoded by the coding sequence ATGATAGGCCTCCTAGGTAACTTACCGTCGCCGCTGCTGGCGGCGGAGACACTGGCCAAGGTGCGAACAGTCGTGGATGTGGTTTTGGTCTTGGCCTTAACCTATGCTATTTTGCGGGTTGTGGCCGAGCGGCGAACCCTCTGGATGGTACGGGGCTTTATCGTCCTCCTCTTGGCGACCTCCCTCAGTCGTGCCATTGAGCTACAGTTTTTGAGCTTTGTTCTCCATAACTTAGTGATTGGTTCTGCCGTCGCCTTAGCCGTTATTCTGCAATCGGAAATTCGCATTTTTCTGGAACAGTTGGGACGGGGTCAATTTTTAGGCTTCATGCAGCCCGTCGCTGAGTCGAGTCTGACCAGTGATGCGGTTGATCTGATTGTGACGGCCGTGAAGGGGTTATCTCAGGCTCGTACGGGAGCACTTATTCTGCTGGAAACCCATACAAAGCTCAGCCCTCAAGATTTTACCCATGCAGGGATCGCTCTCAATGCCCGCCTTTCGCCAGAACTGATTACCTCCATTTTTCAGGCGAGTTCACCCCTGCACGATGGGGCAATTTGGGTGCGCGGTGCTGAAGTCATTGCAGCAAAATTGATCCTGCCCCTCTCGGATCGCACGGGGCCGTGGCAGTTGGGCACTCGCCATCGCGCTGCCCTAGGGATTACCGAACGCATTAGCCACTGTGTCTGTGTGGTCGTCTCTGAGGAAACGGGCTCAATTTCCCTTGCCTTTAAGGGGGAGCTTCAACGTCCCCTCACAAGCAGTAAACTAGGGGAATTGTTGCGGCAATATGTGCAGGATCAAGGGACAGGAACTTCACAACCCCGTCAGCGTCAGCACAGCTTAAAATTTTGGAAAACTGTATGGCCACTGCGCTAA
- the uppS gene encoding polyprenyl diphosphate synthase, whose translation MTLQPHSLIELPKDLDRDRLPRHVAVIMDGNGRWAKQRNLPRIMGHQRGVDTLKDLLRCCKDWGIEALTAYAFSTENWGRPLPEVDFLMTLFERVLRRELAEMVAEGVQIHFVGDLACLPKSLQAEIERAMAATANNQTIKFVVATNYGGRREIIHACRSIAAQVKAGLLDPADIDEVLFERHLYTGGLPDPDLLIRTSGELRISNFLLWQVAYAEIYVTKTLWPDFDRAAFHEALRDYQQRQRRFGRV comes from the coding sequence ATGACTCTACAGCCCCACTCACTCATTGAGTTACCTAAGGATTTAGATCGCGATCGCCTACCGCGGCATGTGGCGGTGATTATGGATGGCAATGGCCGGTGGGCAAAGCAACGCAATTTACCGCGCATTATGGGGCATCAACGGGGGGTGGACACTCTCAAGGATTTGCTGCGCTGCTGCAAAGACTGGGGCATTGAAGCGCTGACTGCCTATGCCTTCTCCACAGAAAATTGGGGACGACCCCTGCCAGAGGTAGATTTTCTGATGACCCTCTTTGAGCGGGTATTGCGGCGGGAGCTAGCGGAAATGGTGGCCGAGGGCGTGCAAATTCACTTTGTGGGTGACTTGGCATGTTTGCCAAAATCCCTGCAAGCGGAAATCGAGCGAGCCATGGCGGCTACGGCCAATAACCAAACCATTAAATTTGTGGTGGCAACAAATTATGGTGGGCGCCGGGAAATCATCCACGCTTGTCGTTCGATTGCCGCCCAAGTAAAAGCTGGACTCCTTGATCCTGCGGATATTGATGAAGTGCTCTTTGAACGCCACTTATACACAGGTGGCCTGCCGGATCCCGATTTACTCATTCGCACCAGTGGCGAGCTGCGCATCAGTAACTTTTTGCTGTGGCAGGTGGCCTATGCGGAAATTTATGTCACTAAGACCCTCTGGCCAGATTTTGACCGGGCTGCTTTCCATGAGGCACTGCGGGATTACCAACAACGCCAGCGGCGCTTTGGCCGTGTCTAA
- the upp gene encoding uracil phosphoribosyltransferase, with the protein MTPQLRVYVPPHPLIQHWLTVARDRNTPTPLFRVAMTELGRWLAYEAAREWLPTVETVVETPLAPCGAMVVNPQAPVVVVPILRAGLALLEGAQGVLPAAKTYHLGIVRDEATLEPSCYLNKLPPQFDPQTRVLISEPMLATGGSIMTAMQELVQRGIDPALVRIISVVTAPPALQKLGAHFPAVQVYAATIDEMLNEQGFIVPGLGDAGDRAFGTGEEA; encoded by the coding sequence GTGACCCCTCAATTGCGCGTTTATGTCCCCCCCCATCCGCTGATTCAGCATTGGCTGACCGTGGCTCGCGATCGCAACACGCCCACGCCTCTTTTTCGCGTAGCCATGACCGAACTGGGTCGCTGGCTGGCCTATGAAGCGGCACGGGAATGGTTGCCAACAGTGGAAACAGTGGTTGAAACCCCCCTAGCCCCCTGTGGGGCCATGGTCGTGAATCCCCAAGCGCCCGTGGTCGTGGTACCAATTCTGCGGGCGGGTTTAGCCTTGCTCGAGGGTGCCCAAGGGGTCTTACCAGCGGCAAAAACCTACCACCTAGGGATTGTGCGGGATGAGGCTACCCTTGAACCCAGTTGCTATCTCAATAAGTTGCCCCCTCAGTTTGACCCCCAAACCCGTGTCCTCATTAGTGAGCCGATGCTGGCGACGGGAGGTTCAATCATGACAGCCATGCAGGAATTGGTGCAGCGGGGGATTGACCCAGCTTTGGTGCGAATCATTTCCGTTGTCACTGCCCCCCCGGCTCTGCAGAAACTGGGTGCCCATTTTCCAGCAGTGCAAGTCTATGCGGCCACGATTGATGAGATGTTGAATGAGCAGGGCTTTATTGTGCCCGGCTTGGGGGATGCAGGCGATCGCGCCTTTGGTACTGGGGAGGAAGCCTAG
- the thrB gene encoding homoserine kinase encodes MITVVTVPATTANLGPGFDCLGAALTLTNTFTFSLSDRPHVSVRGTEAASVSSSPNNLAYRAYSRFYEYLGREAPPVYLEIDLGVPLARGLGSSATAIIGGLVGANRLAGFPLSHTEVLELAIEMEGHPDNVVPALLGGCRLAVQGGAGGWHWLEIPWDQDVVPIVAIPDFELATETARQVLPCHCTYGDAVFNISHLGALLRGLETGQREWLQLALADRLHQPYRQSLIKGYADLHRAALEAGAHGLVISGAGPTLLALGDPVTASAIATALKETWATFDVQARVEILAIQRQGTTVGDR; translated from the coding sequence ATGATAACAGTGGTCACTGTGCCGGCGACAACGGCTAATTTGGGTCCAGGGTTTGATTGTTTAGGGGCCGCTTTGACCCTCACCAATACGTTTACCTTTTCCTTGAGCGATCGCCCCCATGTCAGCGTGCGGGGGACTGAGGCCGCCAGTGTCAGCAGTAGCCCTAACAATTTGGCCTATCGTGCCTACAGCCGTTTCTATGAATATCTAGGGCGTGAAGCACCACCCGTATATTTGGAGATTGATCTGGGGGTTCCCCTCGCACGGGGTCTAGGCAGCTCAGCGACAGCAATTATCGGTGGCTTAGTGGGGGCGAATCGGTTGGCGGGCTTTCCCCTCAGTCATACCGAGGTTCTGGAATTGGCCATTGAAATGGAAGGCCACCCCGATAATGTGGTGCCGGCCCTCCTAGGGGGCTGTCGTCTTGCTGTCCAAGGGGGTGCTGGCGGATGGCATTGGCTAGAGATTCCTTGGGATCAGGATGTGGTGCCCATTGTGGCTATTCCAGACTTTGAGCTAGCCACAGAAACGGCACGGCAAGTACTGCCCTGCCACTGTACCTATGGTGATGCCGTCTTTAATATCAGTCACCTTGGCGCCTTGTTGCGGGGGTTGGAAACAGGGCAGCGGGAGTGGCTGCAACTGGCGTTGGCCGATCGCCTGCATCAACCCTACCGCCAAAGTCTGATCAAAGGCTATGCCGATCTCCACAGGGCGGCTCTTGAGGCGGGTGCCCACGGTCTCGTTATTAGTGGAGCAGGCCCCACTCTCTTAGCTCTTGGGGATCCCGTAACTGCTTCAGCCATTGCCACTGCCCTCAAGGAGACTTGGGCAACGTTTGATGTGCAGGCACGGGTGGAGATACTGGCAATTCAACGCCAAGGGACAACGGTGGGCGATCGCTAA
- the raf1 gene encoding RuBisCO accumulation factor 1, whose protein sequence is MTQEPDALTTDLLQRLRRKEGTWQDWGAGCRQLQKQGLSPQAIFEATGIEPIHQNQLIIALQVNQSLGEAPESVRAYFQTRGSDLLYELRVLSAGDRLAAATLIVEKQLDVTAVHEVCRALKAGRLSKG, encoded by the coding sequence ATGACTCAAGAACCGGATGCCCTGACAACGGACCTGCTGCAACGCCTGCGCCGCAAAGAGGGAACTTGGCAGGATTGGGGGGCAGGATGCCGGCAACTGCAAAAACAGGGGCTCTCTCCCCAAGCCATTTTTGAGGCCACGGGCATTGAACCCATCCACCAAAATCAACTCATCATTGCCCTGCAAGTGAATCAGAGCCTAGGGGAAGCACCCGAATCGGTGCGTGCCTATTTTCAAACGCGGGGCAGCGATCTGCTCTATGAACTACGGGTCTTATCGGCGGGCGATCGCCTGGCCGCAGCGACGTTGATTGTCGAGAAACAACTGGATGTCACTGCAGTTCATGAGGTGTGTCGTGCCCTCAAAGCAGGTCGGCTATCAAAAGGATGA
- a CDS encoding RuBisCO accumulation factor 1 — protein sequence MPSKQVGYQKDDSAGFGESVGDRIARYYWQLARQQRDLAQRSRLIAQGLRFVGSASGRQALEKLLTDFTVVPAVNQPRLPLYRLDTAEEVPYLVPVAGTAPLTATAFQQVPRLSCTEVFRVVAVPQGMSLVALPAWQVLLNAVDPVAILWPAADLPAELPPSPEGLPIPQVLLIVDRGLAEWNRDRYLY from the coding sequence GTGCCCTCAAAGCAGGTCGGCTATCAAAAGGATGACAGTGCAGGCTTTGGTGAGAGTGTGGGCGATCGCATTGCTCGCTACTATTGGCAACTGGCACGGCAGCAGCGAGATTTGGCCCAGCGATCGCGCCTCATTGCCCAAGGGCTGCGCTTTGTCGGATCTGCTAGCGGCCGGCAGGCCCTAGAAAAATTACTCACGGACTTCACCGTTGTCCCCGCGGTCAATCAACCCCGCCTCCCCCTTTACCGCTTGGATACGGCTGAGGAGGTCCCCTACTTGGTTCCTGTGGCCGGTACCGCCCCCCTGACCGCTACTGCCTTTCAGCAGGTTCCCCGCCTGAGCTGCACCGAGGTATTTCGCGTGGTTGCCGTTCCCCAAGGAATGAGTCTTGTGGCTCTCCCCGCTTGGCAAGTGCTGCTCAATGCCGTTGATCCAGTGGCGATCCTTTGGCCAGCGGCAGACCTTCCTGCAGAATTACCGCCCAGCCCAGAGGGGTTGCCCATTCCCCAGGTGCTCCTGATTGTGGATCGGGGTTTGGCCGAGTGGAACCGCGATCGCTATCTGTACTGA
- a CDS encoding polysaccharide biosynthesis tyrosine autokinase, producing the protein MSLPQKVPNLRVVDRQCHPSRFISTTKRQTKGGVQDFGDRCRRRWRLFSGTVLFSFLIMGGYVLWHPEMYEGYFRLLMAPVSEPQTPPMSPPRQGIMGALPADRLPPPSPTPFPQTDVGSQIVVLESDKVLAPIAQKLQQQYPHLTTRVLAEHLEIRPVVSSATGQAPTETKVLEVAYRDRQPEIVTAVLKAVAEAFVDYSQRDRQEQLNRTLTQLDKDIKQHLAELEQLQGQLQASQTQGTSLQPSEQLRFLTEQYRQIYSLRQAARLKAVEAYGRFQGLQEHLKMTPTEALAAANLSTSPAYQQQLARIQELDQEIAKNLAIFREGTPILQALEAQRRVLLEQLQAIARQVIGEQYPVNNPTALGFQGTVSQTLISNYITAWIEYENQRRYDAELAAPQAAIAQQLQQLSSQLPAIERLQNQIRRANLSLEMLNQAQQAVQLQLAQSNFAWQVLTDVENPAVQPTFPRLLLLTLGAIASLLLGVFAVYLADAADHTFVSPAQVEATLGLPLLGNIPKATPQINLRLERVVKGNAGLWQVTQVLPTVGEGMKFQESFHHLLANLQAVGLGQSLAIISALPTDGRTTVALHLSLAAASTGQRVLLIDGDLRQPKIHRYLGLSNEQGLADWLIQRRHWQSVAQTQRGLAILTAGELRQQPLRLLSRDTLKQFMAHLKNYFDLVIVDTPPLANFADAKRWAALVEQTLVVVNLRASRQSVGLALADYSLGSISPLGVVVNLA; encoded by the coding sequence ATGTCACTCCCACAAAAGGTACCCAATTTACGGGTCGTTGATCGCCAGTGCCATCCATCGCGGTTCATCAGCACCACCAAGAGGCAAACCAAGGGTGGCGTGCAGGACTTTGGCGATCGCTGTCGGCGACGATGGCGACTGTTCTCAGGGACGGTTTTATTCTCATTCTTGATTATGGGTGGGTATGTTCTCTGGCACCCCGAAATGTACGAGGGCTATTTTCGCCTCTTGATGGCACCCGTGAGTGAGCCACAAACCCCGCCAATGTCACCACCACGGCAGGGCATTATGGGGGCGCTCCCCGCAGACCGGTTGCCCCCACCCTCCCCAACCCCCTTCCCGCAAACGGATGTGGGATCACAGATTGTCGTTTTGGAAAGTGACAAAGTACTGGCACCCATTGCCCAAAAGCTGCAACAGCAGTACCCCCATCTCACCACACGGGTCTTAGCTGAGCATCTGGAAATTCGACCAGTGGTTAGTTCAGCAACAGGACAAGCCCCGACAGAAACAAAAGTACTAGAAGTGGCCTATCGCGATCGCCAGCCAGAAATCGTGACTGCCGTGTTAAAGGCTGTCGCCGAAGCATTTGTTGACTACAGTCAGCGCGATCGCCAAGAACAACTCAATCGCACCCTAACGCAACTTGACAAGGACATCAAGCAGCACCTTGCAGAATTAGAGCAGCTACAGGGGCAACTCCAAGCCAGCCAGACCCAAGGCACCAGCCTGCAACCCTCAGAGCAACTGCGCTTTTTAACGGAACAGTATCGCCAAATCTATAGCCTGCGCCAAGCTGCTCGCCTTAAGGCTGTGGAAGCCTACGGTCGTTTTCAAGGGCTCCAAGAACACCTCAAGATGACACCCACCGAAGCCCTAGCGGCAGCAAATTTAAGTACTTCTCCCGCTTATCAGCAGCAACTGGCACGCATTCAGGAACTGGATCAAGAAATTGCCAAGAATTTAGCTATTTTTCGGGAAGGGACACCCATCCTCCAAGCGCTAGAGGCACAGCGCCGAGTTTTACTAGAGCAATTGCAGGCGATCGCCCGCCAAGTGATTGGTGAGCAATATCCAGTGAATAACCCCACTGCCCTAGGCTTTCAGGGAACAGTCTCACAAACGCTGATTAGCAACTACATTACGGCGTGGATTGAATACGAAAACCAGCGGCGCTATGATGCGGAGCTGGCTGCTCCCCAAGCGGCGATTGCCCAACAATTACAACAACTGAGTAGCCAACTCCCCGCCATTGAGCGCCTTCAAAATCAGATTCGGAGGGCGAATCTCTCCCTAGAGATGCTTAATCAAGCCCAACAGGCGGTTCAACTGCAACTGGCACAGAGTAACTTCGCCTGGCAGGTGCTGACGGATGTAGAGAATCCTGCTGTCCAACCCACATTCCCACGCTTACTGCTGTTGACATTAGGGGCGATCGCCAGCCTCCTGTTGGGTGTTTTCGCCGTTTATCTGGCAGATGCTGCTGACCATACGTTTGTCAGTCCAGCCCAGGTGGAAGCAACCCTAGGCCTGCCCCTCCTTGGCAACATTCCCAAGGCAACCCCCCAAATCAATCTGCGCCTAGAGCGCGTTGTCAAGGGCAACGCAGGGTTGTGGCAGGTGACCCAAGTCCTACCCACTGTGGGGGAAGGAATGAAGTTCCAAGAGTCCTTTCACCATCTGTTGGCCAACCTGCAAGCGGTGGGTTTGGGGCAGTCATTGGCCATCATTTCAGCCCTACCCACCGATGGGCGTACCACGGTTGCTCTCCATCTTTCCCTTGCTGCCGCAAGCACGGGTCAGCGGGTTCTGCTCATTGATGGGGATTTGCGCCAACCTAAGATTCACCGCTATCTTGGACTGAGCAATGAACAGGGCTTGGCAGATTGGTTAATTCAGCGGCGACACTGGCAGAGTGTTGCCCAGACTCAGCGGGGCCTCGCCATTTTAACCGCCGGGGAGTTGCGGCAACAGCCGCTGCGGCTCCTGAGTCGAGACACGCTGAAGCAATTCATGGCTCACCTCAAAAATTACTTCGATCTGGTGATTGTGGATACACCGCCCTTGGCCAACTTTGCCGATGCCAAACGCTGGGCCGCACTGGTGGAGCAGACTCTTGTGGTGGTGAATTTGAGGGCATCCCGGCAATCTGTGGGTTTAGCCTTGGCAGATTACAGCTTAGGGAGTATCAGCCCTCTGGGGGTTGTGGTTAATCTCGCCTGA
- a CDS encoding SLBB domain-containing protein yields MGYPSWPRRQKTAILLAIAASGFTLGATLLTPPLATAQPRPLSPSSYSFTSTNPLQDYLLGAGDVLFIEVVNLPPSVTSQRQFRVNLDGSVTLPLAGRVIVGGLTLPQAEQVILNAYSQVMRFPAVTVTLQTPRPMKILVAGEVSRPGSYVVPLTSVSASAPGIGLAGGLTWPRLSQVLAQSGGITQEADIRSIEIRRQLGNGQTAVTKVNLWEMIQSGDASQDITLRSDDVIVVPKAKEVNAAEAIRVASATFSPPVIRVQVVGEVLRPGIVEVPANATLTQGIGAAGGFNVQRANTSRVTLVRLNRNGTVRRQRIPFSLAAQPNANNNPVLQEGDVIVVERSGLTQVGDAIGNALRPIGALGTLGVFLNLANIFD; encoded by the coding sequence GTGGGGTATCCATCCTGGCCGAGGCGACAAAAGACTGCCATCCTGCTAGCGATTGCTGCTAGTGGATTCACCCTTGGGGCGACACTTCTGACACCCCCCTTGGCGACGGCTCAACCGAGGCCCCTCAGCCCAAGCTCCTACAGTTTCACCAGCACTAACCCCCTACAGGACTACCTCTTGGGTGCGGGGGACGTGCTGTTTATTGAAGTGGTTAACCTGCCACCAAGTGTGACTAGTCAGCGACAATTCAGGGTGAATCTGGATGGTTCAGTCACTCTACCGTTGGCGGGGCGAGTGATCGTGGGTGGCTTAACCCTACCTCAAGCGGAGCAGGTGATCCTCAACGCCTACAGTCAAGTCATGCGCTTTCCCGCGGTAACGGTTACATTGCAGACGCCGCGCCCCATGAAGATTTTGGTGGCGGGTGAGGTGAGCCGTCCAGGATCCTATGTTGTTCCTTTGACTTCTGTATCAGCCTCTGCCCCTGGTATCGGCCTGGCCGGTGGCTTAACATGGCCTCGCCTGAGCCAAGTCCTGGCGCAAAGCGGTGGAATTACGCAAGAGGCCGATATTCGCAGCATTGAGATCCGTCGCCAACTGGGGAATGGCCAAACGGCAGTCACGAAAGTTAATCTTTGGGAGATGATTCAGTCGGGGGATGCCAGTCAAGATATTACCCTGCGCAGTGATGATGTGATTGTGGTGCCCAAGGCGAAGGAAGTGAATGCGGCTGAAGCGATTCGGGTCGCCTCTGCCACCTTTTCGCCGCCGGTGATTCGGGTGCAAGTGGTGGGTGAAGTATTGCGACCGGGGATAGTTGAAGTGCCCGCCAATGCCACACTCACTCAGGGAATTGGGGCAGCAGGGGGATTTAACGTGCAGCGGGCCAATACCTCACGGGTGACACTGGTGCGGCTCAATCGCAATGGCACCGTTCGGCGGCAACGGATTCCCTTTAGTTTGGCGGCTCAACCCAATGCTAATAATAATCCCGTCCTACAAGAGGGGGATGTGATTGTGGTGGAACGGTCAGGGCTAACGCAGGTGGGGGATGCCATTGGCAATGCCCTGCGGCCTATTGGTGCCTTAGGAACCTTAGGAGTGTTCCTCAACTTAGCTAACATATTTGATTAA
- a CDS encoding ABC transporter ATP-binding protein translates to MPDQPLICLENISKVYGQGETAVHALRDVNLQIQRGEYCAIMGASGSGKSTMMNIIGCLDRPTSGRYLLDGQEVAYLSDDELAHIRNAKIGFVFQQFYLLGQLTALENVMLPMVYAQVPPKERRDRAIAALEQVGLGHRLENRPNQLSGGQQQRVAIARAIVNRPLLLLADEPTGALDSHTTAEILAIFGQLNAAGMTVIMVTHEPDVAAVTHRIIQFRDGQIRCDRPNIPSPLAAPVLS, encoded by the coding sequence ATGCCAGATCAACCGCTCATTTGTCTAGAGAACATTTCCAAGGTTTACGGCCAAGGGGAAACCGCAGTGCACGCCCTGAGGGATGTGAATTTGCAAATTCAGCGGGGAGAGTACTGTGCCATTATGGGGGCGTCGGGGTCAGGGAAGTCCACCATGATGAATATTATTGGCTGTTTGGATCGCCCGACCTCTGGCCGCTACTTGCTCGATGGCCAAGAGGTGGCCTATCTCAGTGATGATGAACTGGCCCATATCCGCAATGCTAAGATTGGCTTTGTCTTTCAACAGTTTTACTTACTGGGGCAGCTAACGGCACTGGAAAATGTGATGCTGCCCATGGTCTACGCCCAAGTGCCTCCTAAGGAACGGCGCGATCGCGCGATTGCCGCCTTGGAACAGGTAGGCTTAGGGCACCGCCTCGAGAATCGTCCCAATCAACTCTCGGGCGGACAGCAACAACGGGTGGCGATCGCCCGCGCCATTGTCAATCGGCCGCTGCTGCTGTTAGCCGATGAACCTACCGGTGCCCTCGATAGCCACACCACTGCGGAAATCCTGGCGATTTTTGGTCAACTCAATGCCGCCGGCATGACCGTCATTATGGTAACCCATGAACCCGATGTGGCAGCGGTCACCCACCGCATTATCCAGTTTCGCGACGGGCAAATTCGTTGCGATCGCCCCAATATCCCTAGCCCCCTGGCAGCACCTGTTTTATCTTAG
- a CDS encoding DUF427 domain-containing protein has product MAKAVWQGAILAESDRYEVVEGNVYFPPAALNQAYFQPSDTHTVCGWKGTASYYHVVVNGEVNRDAAWYYPDPKPAAANIKGYVAFWRGVQVTR; this is encoded by the coding sequence ATGGCAAAAGCAGTTTGGCAAGGCGCGATCTTGGCCGAGAGCGATCGCTACGAAGTGGTCGAGGGCAATGTTTATTTTCCGCCAGCAGCCCTCAACCAGGCCTATTTTCAGCCCAGCGATACCCACACCGTTTGCGGTTGGAAAGGCACAGCCAGCTACTACCACGTTGTTGTCAATGGCGAGGTGAATCGCGACGCGGCGTGGTACTACCCCGATCCCAAGCCTGCAGCAGCCAATATCAAGGGCTATGTGGCCTTTTGGCGAGGGGTGCAGGTGACGCGCTAA